A single window of Acidimicrobiales bacterium DNA harbors:
- a CDS encoding monooxygenase: protein MKFLWFHLMPYPKLPEDFPERHRSVWVDIDPTLYDPEVGHGVYHDYLDELEFAAEMGFDGVCVNEHHANAYGLMPSPNLMASTLARNTKDAAIVVMGNSIALYNPPVRVAEEMAMLDVISGGRLVAGFPVGTPMDTCYAYGVNPATLRQRYQEAHDLIIRAWTEDKPFAFDGRFTKIRYVNAWPKPVQKPHPPIWIPGGGSVDTWEWCAETGYNYSYLSYFGYLAGKETMDGFWKKMAELGKEPNPFQAGFIQFIGVADTDAEALDIYKEAGEYFYSRCLHVWPGFVDPPGYKTEGTVKAGVTSQVERAAQAADAARSAGIKSAMGLSFQQLVEAGCVIAGSPTTVAEKVHEVATSLNVGQLFVLLQFGNMDRELTRYNTEMFATQVIPELKGLFEDEWEDRWSPRPLPPERRKTREPLRPAAQTGAA from the coding sequence ATGAAATTCCTCTGGTTCCATCTGATGCCCTATCCGAAGCTTCCCGAGGACTTTCCCGAGCGGCACCGCTCGGTGTGGGTGGACATAGATCCCACGTTGTACGACCCCGAGGTGGGTCACGGCGTCTACCACGACTACCTCGACGAGCTCGAGTTCGCGGCCGAGATGGGGTTCGACGGCGTGTGCGTGAACGAGCATCACGCCAATGCCTACGGCCTGATGCCCAGCCCGAACCTCATGGCCTCGACACTGGCCCGCAACACGAAGGATGCGGCGATCGTCGTGATGGGGAACTCGATCGCCCTGTACAACCCGCCGGTGCGGGTGGCCGAGGAGATGGCGATGTTGGACGTCATATCGGGTGGTCGGCTCGTCGCAGGGTTCCCCGTGGGCACTCCCATGGACACCTGTTACGCCTACGGGGTGAACCCGGCCACGTTGCGCCAGCGGTACCAGGAGGCGCACGACCTCATCATCCGTGCCTGGACGGAGGACAAGCCGTTCGCATTCGACGGCCGGTTCACCAAGATCCGCTATGTAAACGCCTGGCCGAAGCCGGTGCAGAAGCCGCATCCGCCCATCTGGATCCCCGGAGGCGGTTCGGTCGACACATGGGAGTGGTGTGCCGAGACGGGATACAACTACTCGTACCTCTCCTACTTCGGCTACCTGGCCGGCAAGGAGACGATGGACGGCTTCTGGAAGAAGATGGCCGAGCTGGGGAAGGAGCCGAACCCCTTCCAGGCCGGATTCATCCAATTCATAGGAGTGGCCGACACGGACGCCGAAGCCCTCGACATCTACAAGGAGGCCGGCGAGTACTTCTACAGCCGGTGTCTGCACGTCTGGCCGGGCTTCGTCGATCCGCCCGGTTACAAGACGGAGGGGACCGTGAAGGCCGGTGTCACCAGCCAGGTGGAGAGGGCGGCACAAGCCGCCGACGCTGCTCGGTCGGCCGGGATCAAGTCGGCGATGGGTCTGAGCTTCCAACAGTTGGTCGAAGCGGGCTGCGTGATAGCCGGTTCGCCCACCACCGTTGCCGAAAAGGTCCACGAGGTCGCGACCTCGCTGAACGTCGGACAGCTCTTCGTGTTGCTGCAGTTCGGAAACATGGACCGCGAGCTCACCCGATACAACACGGAGATGTTCGCCACGCAGGTGATCCCCGAGTTGAAGGGACTCTTCGAAGACGAGTGGGAGGACCGGTGGTCCCCCCGGCCTCTGCCGCCGGAGCGGCGCAAGACT